ATATTCAAACACTTAAACGTAGTTTATTGTgttgggaataagcaataagcaataaacacCATCTTTTTTCTCTattcaaacaccccctaaatgtgTAAACTCGTCAAACTTTATTGTGGTATAGTGCCAAAAACCTATAAACTATTtacaaacatttaaaaggtttatAAATAAAGgagattttataaaataaagatgTTTAGATATTTATGatatgaaataataaataatgtgATAGTGTTATGGACCTTAAAATTATGTCCAACATGGCAACATTGGAGATGACCTTGATATCATTTAAATCAAATTAAAGTGTGATTGTTGCTCTCAGTCGACGATATGATCTCGAGTAAAATGGCAAAACACGATATTTTATTCATTGTACATTGTATGTGTTGATTTAATATGAAAAGATGGTGACAAGTGACAACATTATGTATTTTACATTCAAAATATCACAATTACCTTGTATTTGTATTCTTAATTCGCATTTTTGTTAATTTCTTCATGTACATCTGCGCTAAATATGGCTCACACCGAGAGAACCCCATGTGCTAGCTtggataaaaaatatatattacttAGGCAATATGatcattaattaataaaatttaaaaaaaaatgtcatTTGGATTGATGTTATAAGGGTAGCCAACAACAACGTACGGAATATTCAACAAAACTTTTATCTttatttaaaacctttatatgGTGACTTTCACCAAAAGAGAGCCAACATTTCGATTCCCTACATCCAATTAAATTCCATTAATTTAttcataatcaatatattatgaaCAATTGAATAAACCAACAATAATATTTCAGTCGTATTTTTCTCAACAACACAACAAGTGTTACATCCGTACGACCACTATGTCGTTCTCAATAGTCATCCATATACTTTTTGTCAATTATGTGTAACAATTTGTGCTTATTATGATAAATATCAAATCtcaaaaaaattattgttttatCAAGTGATAATCATAAAAATAATACaagttctttttcaaactttACTATTAGTTAATCATTATTTGTTACTGTGTACTTTGTGAGTATAACGCTGAATATAAGAGAAACAGTTCATTTTACGTCGTGTTTAATAACaaacttccatattttccattaaATTTTGTAATTTAAATCCCATTCCCATACTAGTTTATGGGGGCACAATTATATTTCCTAATGGTTTGACAACAAATATTTGATaacattttgtattttttatCAACGTTAAGACTGTTTGATAATTGTTGATCGAGTCAGAGATCTTATTAAGTCAAGGTGAATCTAACATGTAAGAGACATACTAAAGAATGGATCGATTCAGAGGCTTCTAAATATAAcatcaaaaaaatatattaaatagcCCATGTATATTTATAAAACTTATTATCAACTTTTTGTACTCAAAAGAAAAAATGATTTTCTCATTATGATTTGTTGTAATTATCCGAAAGTCAAGtaatcataaaaaaaatgttattttatctttcaatacaaaacatttacaaCATTCATACAATTTCAATAGGAAAAACATTTAataatgtatttatttattttattatatttttaagcaCAAATTGTTTGTTTTGTTATACTAATCATACATCTTTGTAAACTCAACTCAAGTTTGGACTCGGTTACATTTCAGTTATCTTGAGGAGAATTTAATCAAAATCTTACGCTACCTTGGTTTGATGACATCATTAGTGTAGCAAAAAAAATCTTGATGCAACAATCGAATCCAAAAACCCAATCTAATccaaaactaaaatttaaaaGAAGAAATGTCAGGATTCTAGAAATCCCGTCATCCTAAGGATCGAATTCCGTACTTCACTTAAATCTCTTCCTTTCAAAGTCCTCCCGTTGCCGGAGCAAAGGGAAAACGCAGCTTTTCCGGCGATCCGGCGCTCCAAGATCACGTGGGGCGGCACTCTCTCATCTACATCTGCATCATCGTCGTCGATGGAATGTGTTTGTAAATAGTGACGAATCCATGAACTGCCGGAAAATTCTTCCCGAATGCTCATGGGAACTGAACTTTTCTTCGGCTTTTTCTTATCGGATTTTCTTTTATCGACTTTTGGATATCGGAGTTCTTTTCCGTTCCCGGAGGGCTTTTCTGGGAAGATTAACTCCGATTCTTGAAATTCCTCGGTCATCGTGAATGGAAATGGGGTTGTAGAAAATAGAATTTGGAAGAAGGGTGGCCGAGGTTGCGAATTTATAGATGAGCACTTAATCGGGAAGGGTATTCTTTCATACTTTGGCTGACGTCTTTAActgtttataataataataataataataatatactgGGTAGAAGCAGAACCGTAGACGGATGGTTTATATTTTGGCATTGTTCTCATTTAtgtaaactttttttttatatatttgattatttaatttattaaatgtGATAATATTGATATTTGAACATATTTAACAGTCAAACCtataaaaaaaatcttatatgttcttttaatataatattttaaactttacttataatttttaaatttttttttatattttcatataattttcatacaagcttttttaatcaaatattttctaaatatttataatttttcttataagttttttttttcatacaatttttttaaaacttttatacaattatttataaactttcttttaatatatttttaaaacgtTTCATagattttgtatgacaatttaatatattttttttgtaacattttaaaatactttCGTTAAGTAATAATATACaacattatattaaaaaaattaaaaatttataaatttctaattaaaaagtataaaaaattacaataattttaaaacatttatattatatagatttctttttttatttgctacgtaatattttctttttatttttttatatgacTCTCAATACTTATTGttacatatttaatttaattaagtttATTGTTGGATACtatttacttttaaaatatttcatttgtttaaaaataatatatatatatatatatatatatatatatatatatatatgtgtgtgtgtgtgtgtgtgtgtgtgtgtgtgaaagacCTAAACTTTCATGCTAAAGACATTATTATCACTCCAAATTACTCCAAAACATGtcatatgcatattcataaaataatatttacatgGATAGTTTAAATACatagactggatacaaaccgactattatgatttttttacaaagttttatatattacatacTTTCCCAGGAATACAATACAAAAACTATAATATTATCTACTCTACATCTTCTACCAGTACATGACTATACTGGATGTTTATCACCTGCAATAGTTTAAGCATTGAGAGGGATAAgtgggtgacgcttagtgagttcaataacagttacaatataacactatgccatatacatatcaatatgatagaagcaaagagggacaaagagcaacaaaggcatatgtgtatCATATGACAGTCTTTCCATATCAACCAACAATCAATTTCAACTTggtatacatcaataaagcttcagcccaaatggcacagaaaacACAATTTCAGATTATCATTTTGCTAAAATATACAAGCTTTCAGCCCTACATAGCCCTATGCCAATACCAGAAAttatacgagtcatgctctacatagCCGAAGGCAAAAAGCCAATACCAGAAAAttatacgagtcatgctctacatggccaaagacaTAAATCTGATATAACACAAGAAAGTACAttaaatatataacacataacatacaattgtccttATATTGAACTCACTATGAAATAACTGGAGGAATAAATTATAATTTGGGTAGCACtccggctctaaatatgactttctgtgATTAAATcggggattttagttgaaaatCGGCCTTACTCGGGCAGAGTTTTGAgttgaaaatataattttctcgGGAACTCCGGAGCGTCAGGACTTACTTCGGGTGTCGggaatgataccagggcttcggggggggggggggggggggggggattaaaaGTGGGCTAAAAGGGGTTTTAGAGTGaaagaaaatgaaattttctaAACAAAAATACGGCAGCCTCGGTATCTATTTATAGGGCAGCGAAGCTGctcactacgctgggcgtaagtcctcggtacgttgggcgtactgcgaGGCGGCTcaatacgcggggcgtaaccctcATATACGGGGCACATATGCGAGGAGTCATCTGATCGGAACCCGGGCCTCGGACATGTCAAGAGTGCATGATACGTGTTCGTCGgatctagtacgcggggcgtaagcctCTACGCGGGGCATACCTCCTCGGATAAGGcttttaattttcatttatttttatttaaaaacttcaaaaattcatattttttgcgTACGGGCtcggtttttgacgttctttatatccacgcgtaggtgggattatactctacaacatttttttagactccgtcggctaattttgacttcatttttaatatcatatttttaacgggccggaacatgaaaattccgttaaaaattcataactgcTTCATCCGAAGTCCGTTTTCGTCTGCcttttttaccattgtactacaattgacgagaccttcgattttcTTTTAGGTTgcatcggctaaaaatcactcgatctttatttcgagtttttagttgtctactgctattccgaaatttagaaaaatcataactacctcatacgaagtcagtattgtacgttctttttatgaaaattctcagtttaacgaatactaagaCTTTCATTTAGGAGATAAGGGctaaaaactagtttatcgaaaactcacttttttacGTCAtacggcgtcgtgccggttttgtcgcgaaacttcaaatagtcataacttcttcgttgtaactcggatttcgatgaggttttcgcccaaacgtttctaacgagattctttacaactttgaataataaaattttacttatttcaaattttatatattcgttaaattttaatatttgatATTAGATTGGAAtatcataagacttccaatattttccgagtgattctaaacatagttttacttcaattctagtaaaaactatctgttagaactcaacactcaaaattacataatatttcataatattattcacttttaaatTTTACATAACACGATAactaaacgtgtatgttacaaacacctcctccttttgaggatttcgtccccgaaattacaacgatttaaacaaatggggatatttctctcttatttcattcttattttcccaagtataattttggcctcgatggtgtttccacttgacaagcaccaactccatTTCTTTATTATGTATATTAGTCGTTCTTTTGTTTAcgatctcttcaggctcttctacatatgttaacttattatccagtttcacctcAAATAACGGAACCGCttcatcatatatgcttaaaCATTTACGCGGATAACTCACATGAACACATGATGAATACCTGGCAAATCTTCTGGTAATTCCAAGCGGTATGCTTGTTTACCAATCCTCTGggtgattttgaaaggaccaacaaatctaggacttaatttttctttcttcccaaatcgcataatgtctttccatggggataccttcaacattacgaaatcacccaccttgaattctatgggtcgtctcATCTTTTATGCataggacttctgtcgatcctgagccgctttcattctttctcgtacaattTGAATCTTGGAAATCGTGTCTTGAATCAtctcagggcctccaaggattttctgtcctatttcacgccaacataatggagtacgacaTCTACGTCCATATAGTGCGTCATATGGTGGCATTCTGATTGaagtgtggtaactgttattatatgaaaattcgacaagaggtaaatatttgtcccagttaccaccgaactccaagacacatgcacgagGCATATCTTCTATTGTTTGGATCATTCTCTCCGTCTGACCATATGTATGGGATTGATAAGTTGTGCTGAGAGCAACTCAAGATCCCAATTCACattgcatactcgcccaaaagtgagaagtgaagcgagtatcacgatcagaaataatctttagtggcacaTCATGTCTTGCAATAATTTCATCCAAGTacacttgtgcgtatttctccattggagttGTTTCAAGCATGGCGAGAAAATGGACGCTTTTAGTTAggcggtcgacaattacccaaatgttttcatgctgtctagcagtctttggcaatttggtaataaaatccatggacagcTCTTCACATTTTCACACAGAAACACTAAGACTTTCTGGAGTTCCgtaaggcttttggtgctctgtTTTGACTTGTAAACATATCAAGCATTCCTGTAcgtatcttccaatgtctctctttagTCCTGGCCACTAATAATCAGCTcgtacatcatagtacattttacttgtaccaggatgtattGACAGCATAGActtatgggcttcatctaaaatcttctgtcttaatccaccaatctttagaatccatagccgattcttgaataccttcaatccttgtggatcatcaagtaaaacaTCAGTATAATGTACCATCTCTTCTTTCTTTACATTTTATGGCTTTAGGGCCTCTTCTTGCCATTTCTCTAGTTCATCTAGAATGGTGAACTTTACTGTAGTGTGAGTAATAGCATAACACACACTATTATGATAAACCTTTCTACTAAGTGCATCGGCAACTACATTGGCCTTTCCAGGATGACATATGatttcacagtcatagtctttgatTAGCTCCATAGcttgttgttgtctcatattcaaagtttgctgGCTTAATATGCACTTGAGACTTTTATGGTCGGTAAACTATtggcattttgtaccaaaaagataatgtctccaaagttTAAAggcaaataccactgcagcgAGTTCGAGGTCATGGGTGagataattcttttcatgctccttcagttgTCTtaaggcataggctatcactttaccACACTGCATCAACACATAACCTAGTCCTAACCTTAACGCATCGCTATATAAAGAAAATTCATTATCACCTTTTGGAAGTGATAAGATCGGAGCATGAGTCAAGAGATCTTTTAGAGTTAAGAAAGCTTTTTCTTAGGTTTCACCCCATTCAAACTTTACTTCCTTTCGTAtaagactcgtgagaggtacACCTATACGCGAAAAATCTttaataaatctccggtaatatcccgTGAGACCCAAGAAGCTGGGAATTTCAGAAGCATTACGGGGCGCTTCCCAATTCTGAATGGCTTAGATTTTGGTAGGATCTACAGATATACTGTCACCAGAAATCACGTGGCCGAGAAATTaaacttggcgaagccaaaattcacactttgagaatttagcatatagtttctcctttcgaagaagttctaatACGTCACGAATATGAAGGGCATGATCAGATTCAGACTTGGAATATATtagaatatcgtcaatgaatacaatgacaaaTTTATCGAGCATTGGACGGCATAcacgattcatcatatccatgaatacagcaggaGCATTTGTCAGACCGAGTGGCATGACAAAGAATTCGAAATGTCCATAACGAGTACGAAAAGCAGTTATCGGAAAATCCTGCTTgtgtactttcaactgatgataaccagatctcaaatcaatcttcgaAAAATAGCTAACTCCCtaaagttgatcaaataagtcgtcaatacgaggtagtgggtacttgttcttgatagtcatCTTATTTAGCtcacggtaatcaatacacattcgcattgatccatccttcttcttgacaaacaacactggagcaccccaaggagaggtgctcggtcgaataaagcctttgtcaagtaattcctgcagttggatcatcatttcttttaTCTCAGCTGGCGCAAGACAATAAGGAGTCTTCACAATCggagcagcaccaggcacaaggtcaattgGGAATTCTACTTGCCTGTCTGGAGGAAGTCCAGGAAAATCATCAGGGAAAACATTAGGATATTCATTTACAATGGGAGCATCATTTACTATTTTCTTTTCCTCTTTTGAGATATCGACGATATAGGCCAGATAAATAGAACATCCTTTTGATATGAATTTACGAACTTTGAGGAAATagattatttttaagattctttgttcaccgtagacatagataggattctccccttcaatGGGAATAcgtactatcttttcatagcacaagagttctgcatggttctttgacaaccaatccatgccgagaataatatcaaagttgggcaaggagataggaatcagattagcaagaaaattatagccttcaatttctatgacacaattcctatagattttatcagcaagtaatgatatacttcctgcagtatctacgtgaaatggttgcgcgagtacatagcaagcaatttgaaaggaatgcGGAAATTCAcgagacacaaaagaatctgaggcaccagaatcaaataagatgtgagcaggtctagagttgacaagaaatgtacccgtcacaacatttgggtcctcgcgtgcctcctttgtggtaatctggaatgcacgaccctttgcttttggcacctcctcctttttagttgggcTACTCTTTGGTTGTTGAACAGGAGTTTGACTTCTCGTCGGTTGTTGAACAAAAGCTTGACTTCCCGTCACTTGGCTAGTAAGAGTACGGCAGAAGCGCTTCCTATAGCCAGTAACACCACAAGCAAAGCATGTAACACTCTTCATCGGGCAAATAGGTTTTATGTGGCCCATTTATCCACATCCATAATATATCACTGATTATTTTTATGTTCTGCATTGGACTTGGTGATTCTTTCCACATTTTTGACACGATGGTGACTGAGGAGAAAAAGATTATGACCTACCGCGGCCAAGAGGGGTATTTTGGGATTACATTTTTTTACTAGGTTCATATCGAACGGATTGAGCTGGTGGAATAGAGGAAACAGGAACAACTCAATCAGTACGTAGATGCTTTGGAATAGAAAGAGTGGCACCACGTATCTCCAAGTCATGCTCGCATCTTCGGGCATACTCAACAACTTTATCAAATGATAGAACATCCCGTTTGCTTACGAAATCGTGGATTTCATATCATAGTCCCTCCTTGAATAATTGAATTTTCTcatcttcagttggaatataaTTTGCAGCAAATCGTGCTTTTTGATTgaactgagtttcatactcattcatagtcattcctccttgtttaagctcgaggaattctTTCTCTAATCTCCTCCTCATGTCTAGATCACAATACTTCCCTAGCAAACGAGTTTTGAACATTTCCCAAGATAAATTCTCCTGGTCATACCCGCTAAGAGCTTCATATGTTGCCTCCCACCAAaccaaggcttctccgatgagcattgcagaagcataattagccttgtattcattatccacatgagagATACGAAATGTTTTCTCTGTGTTCTGAATCCAAGTTAGAAAAACTATGGGATTAAGGACTCCAGAAAACTCTGTAGCACCACTACTTTTGAAAGTTTTGAATGAGGGACGTCTCGTctctccttttgaagattctccagtggcttttctttgcctttatcattattCTTCTTGTTTTCTTCGAGAGTTTGCCGAATAATACCAGTACCAGTGAGTTTACCCAAGAGTCTCTCCTCACGAGGGGATACTGGAGTATTTACTTCACCAGGTTTAGGATCTCCACCCACTTTTGGTGTATGACTACCTTCCTGTTCAGCCATTCTTCTGAAAATTTGGAGCAACatagtattttagaatattaggatttattattacctaatacttttactaaaatatttcctatggtttgtatccatatacttacaaTGAATCCATTCTGTGGTATATTGAATTTATGacggtttaagtctaaataccaatctgtggtatttagttcacttaaactaccgctctgataccatgattgaaagacccaaactttcatactaaagACATTATTATCACTCCaaattactccaaaacatgctacatgcatattcataaaataatattttacattgataatttaATTACatagattggatacaaaccgactattacgatttttttacaaagttttatatattacatacTTTCCCAGGAATACAATACGAAAACTATAAATTTatctattctacatcttctaTCAGTACatgactatactggatgcttatcacctgtAATAGTTTAaccattgagagggataagcgggtgacacttagtgagttcaataacagttacaatataaCGCTATGTcatatacatatcaatatgacagaagctAAGAGGGACAAAGAACAAAAAAGGCATATGTGTATCATATGACAGACTTTCCatttcaaccaacaataaatttcaacttgatatacatcaataaagcttcagcCCAAATGACACAGAAAACACAATTTCGGATTATCATTTTGCTAAAATATACAGGCTTTCAGCCCTACATAGCCATATGCCCATACCAGAAGTTATACGAGTCGTACTCTACATTACCAAAGGCACAAAGCCAATACCAGAAAAttatacgagtcatgctctacatggccaaatgCATAAATCCGATATAACACAGTAAAGTACAttgaatatataacacataacatacaattatccctatattgaactcactgTGAAATAACCAGAGGAATAAatgataatttgggcagcacttcggctctaaatatgactttctgtgacgaaaccggggattttagttgaaaaccgaccttactcgggcagagtttcgacttgaaaatataattttctcgGGAACTCCGGAGCGTCGAGACTTATTTCGGTGTCGGGAATGATACCAGGGTTTCGGGGGGTTAAAAGTGGGCCAAAAGGGGTTTTAGAGTGaaagaaaatgaaattttctaAACAAAAATACGACAacctcggtttctatttatagggcagcAAAGCTGCTGACTGCGTTGGGCGTACTGCGAGGCAGCTCAGTACGCAGGGTGTAACCCTCGTACGCGGGGCACACATGCGAGGAGTCATCTGATCGGAACCTGGGCCTCGGACGTGTCAAGAGTGCATGATACGTGTTCGTTGgatctagtacgcggggcgtaagcctttacgcagggcgtacctcctTGGATAAGGcttttaattttcatttatttttatttaaaaacttcaaaaattcatattttttgcgtacgagctcggtttttgacgttctttatatccacgcgtaggtgggatTATAGTCTACAACAAttttttagactccgttggctaattttgacttcatttttaatatcatatttttaacgggccggaacatgaaaagtccgttaaaaattcataacttcttcatccaaagTCCATTTTCGTCTgcctttttaccattgtactactattgatgagactttcgattttcgtttaggttgcatcggctaaaaatcactcgatctttatttcgagtttttaggtgTCTACTACTATTCCAAAATTTAGAAAagtcataatttcctcatacgaagtcagatttgaacgttgtttttatgaaaattctcagtttaatgaatactacgactttatTTTGGACCATaagggctaaaaagtagtttatcgaaaactcacctTTTTACGTCATATGgcatcgtgccggttttgtcgcgaaacttcaaatagtcataacttcttcgttataactcgaatttcgatgaggttttcgctcAAATGTTTCTAACAGgattctttacaactttcaataataagattttacttatttcaaattttatatttccgttaaattttaatatttgatattagattggaatctcataagatttccaatattttccgagtgattctaaacataattTTACTTCACTTTTAAATTTTACATAACACGATAACTAAAGGTgtatgttacaatatatatatatatatatatatatatatatatatatatatatatatattaaaaaactaAAGTTTAGGATTATTCAATATTTACTTAATATTTTTGATAATAAGtttttactaaaaataaattAGTTGAGAATTGATTATGATGAGATTTGAAATCGAGTTTAAAGATTAATTCAtgtaagaattaagaaagaagaaatacgatgaacacgagagtaaatataatctttgatcagctcatattatgcttttgagtttacagagtacaaaggaaTTCTCTGTAAAGAATATGTGAAAGTTAAGTTCTCACTTAGTACCaactcctatttataggcgtacaaaaacataacaaaatactaaggactagacattaagactattCAATAAAATGTCttagtaaatataacattacatccgaagactctACTTACGAAGACTAGAGATCCTTCGTAACAACAAAACTAACACTTCgacttattacaacatttataccctAACATATTAGTAAAATCATAATATTATAAATGAGGTAAATAATCAATCGTTATAGATGTTTTAAAAATATTGTTTGGAtaaataatacaaacaaatatataaaataaaatcgcTATTAAAAGTAAGGAAAATGATTTATTATGGTAATTAACATtttgttttgttcacatttaaacaattttttttttctatataatcatttaacttgttaaatgcATTTACATATTACCATTATTATTTGAGATAGTCGGTGACAATAGTAATATATGATTATATTTAACAAGTTAAATAgtcaaatatatacaaaaaataattatctaaatataaacaaaactacaaaaataatTACCCTATTATGTCATTTCcctataaattaataatatttcttaccTATTagactatataaatataataataagatTAGACTATATAAATACAGTAAGATGTGTTTGAGTTTGGTAAACTTAGTTGAAAAATAAAAAAGCTGTAAATTAATACCCAGAAACAAAATTAGGATaattattgttaagaataataataatctaataagcTTGTTATAATATGTAGAATTTTTGTATTAAATAATAGTTGAAAGCTTTTTGGAGTTTTCACTTTATACTTAAAAAAAATGGGTTTTCGGCAATaagaatttttatttttgttttctacaaaaagaaaattaaaaaagtaaataaataatcaaaaagcTATTTCAATGACTTTTGCAAACCTTTTGCTACTTCAAaacttttaacttttagttttcaTATAATTTATTCTTTAAAAAAGTAAAGTTTAGGTATTTTAAGTTAGTGAATTTTTTAGTGTTTTATATTTGTAATTATATTACTTTTAAACTACCATTGttcattaaatttatttatttattaattttttattttagtgATTATAATCGGTGTTAGCCAATTTATAACAACGAACAATTTCATCAAGGTTATAATTAGTCATTGAATTTTTCGGGGTGTtttattttagttattatattttgtttaacTTATCATTTGTCGTTGGACttgtttaaaattttcattttagtcACTTTGCTTTATTATtatcatttttaaaataaaaaaatatttttttttccttttctccACAACGAAACTTGATATATCAAattattttagagtaaattatacgaatgATCCCTGCAATTTAAGGTACCCTGCACCTAATAAATTTCAATAATTAGTT
The genomic region above belongs to Lactuca sativa cultivar Salinas chromosome 4, Lsat_Salinas_v11, whole genome shotgun sequence and contains:
- the LOC111886793 gene encoding uncharacterized protein LOC111886793, whose translation is MTEEFQESELIFPEKPSGNGKELRYPKVDKRKSDKKKPKKSSVPMSIREEFSGSSWIRHYLQTHSIDDDDADVDERVPPHVILERRIAGKAAFSLCSGNGRTLKGRDLSEVRNSILRMTGFLES